A portion of the Candidatus Nezhaarchaeota archaeon genome contains these proteins:
- a CDS encoding nucleotidyltransferase domain-containing protein has translation MGIFTEPMLKRVEMLRSWRSWVDRIAALVKELVPNVEVYVIGSAVRGDQVAVSDVDVLVVSQFIPERPLERARIKALVEERLGLPYYHPFEIHLLKPEEARHYLRRSLESALKVL, from the coding sequence ATGGGCATCTTCACGGAGCCCATGCTTAAGCGCGTTGAAATGCTTAGGAGCTGGAGGAGCTGGGTTGATAGAATAGCTGCTCTGGTAAAGGAGCTCGTACCCAATGTAGAGGTCTACGTCATCGGAAGCGCCGTGAGGGGGGATCAGGTTGCTGTGAGCGACGTGGATGTACTAGTAGTGTCGCAATTCATACCGGAGAGGCCGTTAGAGAGGGCTAGGATAAAAGCCCTCGTTGAAGAAAGACTAGGCCTACCCTACTACCACCCGTTTGAAATACACCTGCTTAAACCAGAGGAGGCTAGGCACTACTTAAGGAGGTCCTTGGAAAGCGCCCTCAAGGTGCTTTAA
- a CDS encoding metal ABC transporter permease, whose product MLLQVASSILAGLLCGLLGHYVNELKLTTLSFSIAHAALAGAALGMVLGADNALTAMAAASMYALSIGLLLPRVGRYGDPLSMSFFTLFNALALFMVYLSQTTVLATVQVGGVLWGSILAVTPLRASLLFATLLAFTTYVLLFKSQLDSMLFDRKLAEAEGVDVYLHTTLILLFVGTAAALTLMITGGFLLFSLLYNPVVASAQVTMRERARRALAPIIGAVSATAGLGVSYHLDLPVGATIALTSLIVLLASATARAVVNRALAKAAAAEVTEGAHKTPR is encoded by the coding sequence ATGCTACTCCAGGTCGCGTCATCAATATTAGCAGGACTCCTCTGCGGCCTACTGGGGCACTACGTCAATGAGCTTAAGCTAACTACGCTGAGCTTCAGCATAGCGCACGCAGCGCTAGCTGGGGCGGCGTTGGGCATGGTGCTGGGCGCCGATAACGCCCTAACAGCTATGGCAGCGGCGTCTATGTATGCGCTGTCCATAGGGCTACTGCTACCCAGGGTGGGTAGGTATGGGGACCCTCTGTCCATGTCCTTCTTCACGCTATTCAATGCACTAGCCCTCTTCATGGTTTACCTCAGCCAGACGACTGTATTAGCTACAGTTCAGGTGGGCGGTGTGCTATGGGGTAGCATACTAGCAGTAACTCCACTGAGAGCCTCGCTGCTCTTCGCTACGCTACTCGCCTTCACGACGTACGTACTCCTATTTAAGAGCCAGCTGGACTCCATGCTCTTCGATAGAAAGCTCGCTGAGGCAGAGGGGGTGGATGTGTACCTACACACGACGCTCATACTACTCTTCGTCGGCACAGCCGCTGCCCTTACGCTCATGATCACGGGCGGCTTCCTTTTGTTCTCATTACTCTACAATCCAGTGGTGGCTTCAGCGCAAGTAACAATGAGGGAGCGCGCACGCAGGGCCTTAGCGCCAATCATAGGCGCTGTGTCGGCTACAGCGGGCCTAGGGGTAAGCTACCACCTAGACCTACCGGTCGGAGCCACCATAGCGCTAACGTCATTAATCGTGCTCCTAGCATCAGCAACGGCCAGAGCCGTCGTCAACAGGGCGCTGGCTAAAGCAGCTGCGGCTGAGGTGACGGAGGGGGCCCACAAGACGCCTAGGTAG
- a CDS encoding ATP-binding cassette domain-containing protein — MTVAYSGFGRPAIHDVTLSIGLGKYALITGHNGAGKTTLIEACLGLLKPVKGYAKLLGVDTGSRSVIKARRLCSYVPQNFMRPPYDHYTAHQVIAMGLASLNDGRPKDYDRLVAWAAETLGIEGLLGH; from the coding sequence GTGACGGTTGCGTACTCAGGCTTCGGTAGGCCCGCTATACACGACGTTACGCTTTCCATAGGTTTAGGTAAGTATGCCTTAATCACCGGCCATAATGGTGCTGGCAAGACGACGCTAATTGAAGCCTGCCTAGGGCTACTAAAGCCAGTAAAGGGCTATGCTAAGCTTCTAGGGGTCGATACTGGAAGTAGGAGTGTCATTAAGGCTAGGAGGCTTTGTAGCTACGTGCCGCAGAACTTCATGAGGCCGCCTTACGATCACTACACCGCGCATCAAGTCATAGCGATGGGCCTAGCCTCTCTTAACGACGGCCGGCCGAAGGACTATGATCGGCTAGTCGCATGGGCTGCCGAAACGCTAGGTATTGAAGGCCTATTGGGACACTGA